One part of the Corynebacterium aurimucosum ATCC 700975 genome encodes these proteins:
- a CDS encoding type I polyketide synthase, with product MSDFHVSVPLFARLDSEPFALSFSGQGYAWLPSLRDALATGVRPKIAAFLSAAEELLAPLEEELLAAAPHGFAPLAWADSEPAWAHALADASLSTPGILTAQLAVLESLRAHGIDLEDAVTNIGHSQGVLAAAVAEGRMSPAEALALARLIGAAMTTTARSAGLVRTAQGAPMAAVTGATKQQLHEAGAHIGLDNGRGRFVIVGTPAELARVKATLQERSALTEEPEGESAAVAVTDLEVSAAFHHPTMRYAVEQVESWAERIGLDPENTAQLARAVLTDYVDWPERVDSALKAGARWILEVGPTRGVEPLTRDLVAGHGVGTLAVATVEGLAQLVEPGRAPSLPRAWSEWAPRVADGRLSTAFTRATGYSPVMLPGMTPTTVDPGIVAAAANAGHWAELAGGGQHTDDILQENLRTLRRLLQPGVNAQFNALYLAASQWRRQIEGPNSILRARAGGAPINGVVISAGIPPVEEAVELVAKLHAENFPWVVFKPGTSAQVEEVLRIADALPETTVIMQLEGSAAGGHHSLEGLDEVLVATYARIRERDNVLLAVGGGIGNPARGAEYLLGTWAQRFGLPAAPVDAIMVGTAAMAAKESTASESVKQALVTAHSGDVVSGRSDLGADIHELDNSFARAGRLLDEVAGDAAAVETRRAEIIEAIGRTCKPYFGDLDEMSYSEWLQRYLELSYLDGWGDESWFSRFTRMVARAEARLHPTDHGEIALCVEADRENPAEAINQLTELYGDAALHPTDAAWFIQLVDGPGKPANFVPVIDTDVRRRWRRDTLWQAHDEHYEADEVCIIPGTAAVAGIEQANEPVAQILGRFEQAALALLDGTEDDSGEPAFSTEELIRRAPTLNWAGREQPNPLSLGLAGAELEATGAEAMWLTVPFHSGAELRARITPPSIPGASPLVKVEDAETAMRELLRQALGGDLPDVSSGTATISAHLSATDIAHYSAVTSGEMSATVSPDVLVGPAWPALFAVLASARTESAEPVVEGFLDLVHLEHSMSLKPDTWELLRASAAPGSEPLDLRYTAELEEVRDTPSGRVVDVSVGVTAAVRGEEHEFAQLHERFFITGRRGDAALELARATAQGSQENSAEPSFRETPRSFRHRTTAVAPEFLLPFAVVTGDRNPIHLSSNAAALAGHREGPIVHGMWTSALAQAAAAFDGARVLEWSATWLAPVLPGSEVEFEVERVGVDKRCGYGEVRSVTATSQGVPVLQARATMSSPTTFYAFPGQGIQSPGMGMKDYAESAAARAVWERADKHTRQDLGFSILEIVRHNPDTVVVDGETFTHPDGVLYLTQFTQVAMATLGCAQIAALKEAGVLESGAFFAGHSVGEYNALAAYAGVLSLEAVLDIVYVRGLTMHRLVERDSVGQSLYGLAALRPHKMGMSAGEAFAHVARVAAETGEFLEVVNHNIAGRQYAVAGTKAGLEALAHDAERRAPGQRAVIPIPGIDVPFHSSRLVGGVADFRAHLDALIPEEINLEALVGRYIPNLVARPFALSREFVEAIAEVVDSEPLAEILEDFDGAIACPARMGRTLLIELLAWQFASPVRWIETQDLLLGQLGVERFIEVGVGTAPTLTNMLGQTLRLPQYAGSTGIEVLNYERDRGRVFAEDAEPAPEPAAQVAGQPDTAEAEPAESESRQPTESTHREDSVHAPREETSAAVEDLPLSVHQALEMLIALWTKVRPDQMAATDSIETLVEGVSSRRNQLLVDLGVEFGISAIENAADAPIPQLAESVAQRAPGYATFGEVLAEHVAQALTRLTGPAGTKPSYVAERVSRTWGLGPGWVDRATVQMVLGTREGSSLRGGELASLPMTGAASVAELDALIDDAVRAAGEREGLSLQKAVAATPHETLDPEAVRAYTERLESALEDSARAALAALGREETPTEQGDSAALSELEQLVAVELGPDWQQRIAPAFDACKAVLLDDRWARAREDIARAAAAGEAEPELDVLGAGEEVALLAEHFGYEDLARDARTPADGLLFADQVAVVTGGSPGSIAAELIGELLAEGATVIATTSQLSHERLEFYKQLYRSHAVGAAALWVVPANLTSFADVEALVEWIAMVRTATVGGESVRLKPAYVPDLLFPFAAPRVAGTLQDAGAGAESQMRLLLWSVEKLIASLSVVGADTHIGHRLHVVLPGSPNRGRFGGDGAYGEAKAALDALVNRWSSEQSSWGARTSLVHAHIGWVRGTGLMGGNDPLVEQVEACGVRTFSAKEMAVQLLDATASPDIRAEAAQAPLSVDLTGGLAEAELDLAALASAAQSETADASRAADSSREGKALRTVKALPNVLRPMEWISPDFSGATQSLEDMVVIVGAGELGPLGSSRTRYEAEVGGDLSAAGVLELAWSRGLIRWDEHTAGWLTAEGEELAEEDVYARFHDEVLAGIGVRRFHDDFGPHLPMVDNLAPELTTIYLEKPLSFTVQDEETARSFVDGCEGATLRRVSDSTGEIEWQVTRPAGSAVRVPRRVAMTRFVGGQIPEGFDPQVYGIPADMVDNLDRLALWNLVCTVDAFLSAGFNPAELLAHVHPARVSSTQGTGMAGQEALRSLYVDKLLGQPRPNDILQEALPNVIAAHVMQSYVGGYGQMVHPVAACATAAVSVEEGVDKLRLHKADFVVAGGIDALSIEGITGFGDMAATADSAGMAAKEIDYRFFSRANDRRRAGFVESEGGGTILLARGTFAAEMGLPVLGVVGFAESFADGAHTSIPAPGLGALSAARGGRESRLASSLKALGVGPDDISVVSKHDTSTNANDPNESDLHERIAAALGRSPGNPLYVISQKSLTGHAKGGAAAFQLIGLTQVLRSGILPPNRSLDCVDPVLRRHEHLLWLRQPLDLRRTPPKAGLVTSLGFGHVSALIALVHPGAFFAALAREQGEGVAEAWRAAATERERRGLRRLEEAMRGGTALYERPVNRNLGSVPATEVSEREAAVLLSDSARLRDGMLDPEGGNTTQRG from the coding sequence GGGGCGCGCTGGATCCTAGAAGTCGGGCCCACTCGCGGGGTGGAGCCGCTGACACGCGATCTCGTTGCCGGGCACGGTGTGGGCACGCTGGCCGTAGCGACAGTGGAAGGACTGGCCCAGCTGGTGGAGCCGGGCCGTGCACCGTCTCTGCCCCGCGCGTGGTCCGAGTGGGCACCCCGCGTGGCAGACGGGCGTTTGTCGACTGCCTTTACGCGGGCCACCGGCTACTCACCAGTCATGCTCCCCGGGATGACTCCCACCACGGTGGATCCGGGTATTGTCGCCGCAGCCGCCAATGCTGGGCACTGGGCGGAGCTGGCCGGCGGGGGACAGCACACTGATGACATCTTGCAGGAGAACCTGCGCACCCTGCGCCGACTCCTGCAGCCTGGGGTGAACGCCCAGTTCAATGCGCTGTACCTCGCGGCTTCCCAATGGCGCCGTCAGATTGAGGGGCCGAACTCGATTCTGCGTGCACGCGCAGGAGGAGCACCCATCAACGGCGTGGTGATTTCCGCCGGCATTCCTCCTGTGGAGGAGGCGGTAGAGCTGGTAGCGAAACTCCACGCCGAGAACTTCCCCTGGGTCGTCTTCAAACCGGGAACTTCGGCGCAGGTGGAGGAGGTTCTCCGTATCGCCGATGCTCTCCCTGAGACCACCGTCATCATGCAGCTAGAAGGTAGCGCGGCCGGTGGCCACCACTCCTTAGAAGGCCTCGATGAGGTCCTTGTTGCTACCTACGCGCGGATCCGTGAGCGCGACAATGTCCTTCTCGCCGTTGGTGGGGGAATTGGTAACCCGGCGCGTGGTGCGGAGTACCTGCTGGGCACGTGGGCGCAGCGCTTCGGCCTGCCCGCAGCGCCAGTCGATGCCATCATGGTGGGCACCGCTGCCATGGCGGCGAAGGAATCCACCGCATCCGAGTCGGTAAAGCAGGCGCTTGTTACTGCACACAGCGGGGATGTTGTGTCGGGCCGCTCGGACCTGGGTGCGGACATTCACGAGCTGGATAATTCCTTCGCCCGCGCCGGGCGCCTCTTGGATGAGGTGGCCGGCGATGCTGCGGCCGTGGAGACCCGCCGCGCGGAAATCATTGAGGCCATCGGGCGCACGTGCAAGCCCTACTTCGGGGACCTCGATGAGATGTCCTATTCCGAGTGGCTGCAGCGCTACCTTGAGCTGTCCTACCTGGATGGCTGGGGTGATGAGTCCTGGTTTAGCCGATTCACGCGCATGGTGGCTCGGGCCGAAGCCCGCCTCCACCCGACCGATCACGGCGAGATTGCGCTGTGCGTTGAGGCTGACCGCGAGAACCCGGCTGAGGCAATTAATCAGCTAACCGAACTCTACGGTGACGCCGCGCTGCACCCGACCGACGCAGCGTGGTTCATTCAACTCGTGGATGGACCTGGCAAACCCGCAAACTTTGTGCCGGTCATCGATACTGACGTGCGCCGCCGCTGGCGCCGCGACACCCTGTGGCAGGCACACGATGAGCATTACGAGGCCGATGAGGTCTGCATCATTCCCGGCACGGCAGCTGTTGCGGGAATCGAGCAGGCTAACGAACCGGTGGCGCAGATACTTGGCCGCTTCGAGCAGGCGGCGCTTGCGCTTCTCGACGGGACCGAGGATGACTCTGGCGAGCCCGCTTTCAGCACTGAAGAGCTCATTCGCCGCGCCCCGACGCTGAATTGGGCCGGGCGCGAGCAGCCCAACCCCCTGAGCCTTGGCCTTGCTGGGGCTGAGCTGGAAGCTACGGGTGCGGAGGCCATGTGGTTGACCGTTCCTTTCCACTCCGGAGCTGAGCTGCGCGCTCGCATTACTCCGCCGAGCATTCCGGGTGCCTCACCACTCGTTAAGGTCGAGGATGCCGAGACCGCCATGCGGGAGCTGCTGCGCCAGGCCCTCGGCGGTGATCTTCCGGACGTTAGCTCCGGGACCGCGACGATCAGCGCTCACCTCAGCGCCACCGACATTGCCCACTACAGCGCGGTGACCAGCGGGGAGATGAGCGCGACTGTCTCGCCCGATGTCCTCGTCGGTCCCGCTTGGCCGGCACTCTTCGCAGTCCTGGCCAGTGCACGCACAGAGTCCGCGGAGCCGGTGGTGGAGGGCTTCCTCGACCTCGTCCACCTCGAACACTCGATGAGCCTCAAGCCAGACACCTGGGAGCTGCTTCGCGCCAGCGCCGCGCCGGGCTCCGAGCCTTTGGACCTGCGCTACACCGCCGAGCTGGAGGAGGTACGCGATACGCCGTCAGGGCGCGTTGTCGACGTTTCTGTCGGCGTGACTGCAGCCGTGCGCGGAGAAGAACATGAATTCGCGCAGTTGCACGAGCGCTTCTTCATCACCGGGCGCCGCGGTGACGCCGCGCTCGAGCTCGCGCGCGCCACAGCTCAAGGCTCGCAAGAAAACAGCGCAGAGCCGTCCTTCCGTGAGACACCGCGCTCCTTCCGCCACCGCACCACCGCGGTAGCACCGGAATTCTTGCTGCCCTTCGCCGTGGTCACGGGGGATAGGAATCCCATCCACTTGTCATCGAACGCGGCGGCACTGGCGGGGCATCGTGAAGGCCCCATCGTCCACGGCATGTGGACCTCGGCGCTGGCACAGGCGGCCGCGGCTTTCGACGGTGCCCGCGTCCTCGAGTGGTCCGCTACCTGGCTTGCACCAGTGCTTCCGGGCAGTGAGGTGGAGTTCGAGGTGGAACGGGTGGGCGTCGACAAGCGGTGCGGCTACGGTGAGGTCCGCAGCGTGACCGCCACCAGCCAGGGCGTGCCGGTGCTTCAGGCGCGAGCGACGATGAGCAGCCCCACTACCTTCTATGCCTTCCCCGGCCAGGGCATCCAATCCCCGGGGATGGGGATGAAGGACTATGCAGAATCCGCAGCGGCGCGCGCCGTGTGGGAGCGCGCGGATAAGCACACGCGGCAGGACTTGGGCTTTTCCATCCTGGAGATCGTCCGCCACAACCCCGACACCGTGGTGGTGGATGGTGAGACCTTCACCCATCCGGACGGTGTGCTTTATCTGACGCAGTTTACGCAGGTGGCCATGGCCACGCTCGGCTGCGCGCAGATTGCAGCGCTCAAGGAAGCCGGGGTTCTCGAGAGCGGCGCCTTCTTCGCTGGCCACTCGGTGGGCGAGTACAACGCCCTGGCCGCTTATGCCGGGGTCCTGTCCTTGGAGGCGGTCCTGGACATCGTTTATGTCCGCGGGCTGACCATGCACCGTTTGGTCGAGCGCGATTCCGTAGGCCAGTCGCTCTATGGTTTGGCGGCGCTGCGCCCGCACAAGATGGGGATGAGCGCGGGCGAGGCCTTCGCCCACGTCGCCCGTGTGGCCGCAGAGACCGGCGAGTTCCTTGAGGTGGTCAACCACAATATCGCCGGGCGCCAATACGCAGTGGCCGGGACGAAGGCGGGACTGGAGGCGTTGGCTCATGACGCCGAGCGCCGCGCCCCTGGGCAGCGCGCCGTTATCCCCATCCCGGGGATTGACGTGCCCTTCCACTCCTCCCGTTTAGTGGGCGGTGTGGCAGATTTCCGCGCGCACCTCGACGCACTCATCCCTGAAGAGATCAACCTTGAGGCACTGGTGGGGCGCTATATTCCAAACCTCGTGGCGCGGCCCTTCGCGCTGAGCCGCGAGTTCGTGGAGGCCATCGCAGAAGTAGTGGACTCGGAGCCCCTCGCGGAGATCCTGGAGGATTTCGACGGCGCCATTGCGTGCCCGGCGCGCATGGGCCGCACCCTGCTCATCGAGCTATTGGCCTGGCAGTTTGCTTCCCCGGTGCGCTGGATTGAGACCCAGGACCTGCTCCTTGGTCAGCTCGGCGTGGAGCGTTTCATCGAGGTTGGCGTTGGCACCGCGCCCACGCTGACCAACATGCTGGGCCAAACACTGCGCCTGCCCCAGTATGCGGGCAGCACAGGCATCGAGGTGCTGAATTACGAGCGCGACCGCGGGCGTGTCTTTGCCGAAGACGCCGAGCCGGCGCCCGAGCCAGCAGCGCAGGTGGCTGGGCAGCCGGATACCGCCGAAGCGGAACCGGCAGAATCTGAGTCGAGGCAGCCAACCGAGAGCACACACCGGGAAGATTCCGTGCACGCCCCGCGCGAGGAGACCTCAGCCGCAGTCGAGGACCTCCCTCTGAGCGTGCACCAGGCCCTCGAGATGCTTATTGCGTTGTGGACGAAGGTCCGCCCCGATCAGATGGCGGCGACCGATTCCATCGAGACCCTCGTGGAAGGCGTATCCTCGCGCCGCAACCAGTTGCTCGTTGACCTCGGCGTGGAGTTCGGCATCAGCGCCATCGAGAATGCCGCGGATGCCCCCATCCCGCAGCTGGCGGAGAGCGTGGCGCAGCGCGCGCCGGGCTACGCAACGTTTGGGGAGGTCCTCGCGGAGCACGTCGCGCAGGCTCTCACCCGGCTCACGGGACCGGCGGGCACGAAGCCGAGCTACGTGGCCGAGCGCGTGAGCAGAACCTGGGGATTGGGTCCCGGCTGGGTCGATCGCGCGACTGTGCAGATGGTCCTGGGCACGCGCGAGGGCTCCTCGCTGCGCGGTGGGGAGCTGGCAAGCCTGCCCATGACCGGCGCGGCATCGGTTGCTGAGCTCGATGCGCTGATCGACGACGCCGTGCGAGCTGCCGGCGAGCGCGAAGGACTCTCGCTGCAAAAGGCCGTAGCTGCAACGCCACACGAGACCTTGGACCCAGAGGCGGTGCGCGCCTACACCGAGCGCCTTGAATCGGCACTGGAGGACTCCGCCCGCGCGGCACTCGCCGCCCTTGGCCGCGAGGAGACCCCGACTGAGCAGGGGGACAGCGCCGCGCTTTCGGAGCTGGAGCAACTCGTTGCCGTGGAGCTGGGCCCGGACTGGCAGCAGCGCATCGCCCCCGCTTTTGATGCGTGCAAGGCAGTGCTTCTCGACGACCGCTGGGCCCGCGCCCGCGAGGACATCGCCCGCGCGGCCGCCGCCGGTGAAGCCGAGCCTGAGCTGGACGTGCTGGGAGCCGGCGAGGAGGTTGCGCTCCTGGCCGAGCACTTCGGCTACGAAGACCTGGCCCGCGATGCCCGCACCCCGGCGGATGGATTGCTCTTCGCTGACCAGGTGGCCGTGGTGACGGGTGGCTCGCCGGGCTCGATTGCCGCCGAGCTCATCGGCGAGCTGCTCGCGGAGGGCGCAACCGTGATTGCGACGACCTCCCAGCTAAGCCACGAGCGCCTGGAGTTCTATAAGCAGCTCTATCGCAGCCATGCCGTCGGCGCGGCAGCGCTGTGGGTCGTTCCAGCGAACCTCACTTCCTTTGCGGACGTGGAGGCGCTCGTGGAATGGATTGCTATGGTGCGCACCGCCACCGTGGGTGGCGAGTCCGTGCGACTGAAGCCGGCTTACGTGCCAGATCTCCTCTTCCCCTTCGCCGCGCCGCGCGTGGCGGGGACCCTCCAGGATGCCGGTGCGGGGGCGGAGTCCCAGATGCGCCTGCTGCTGTGGTCGGTGGAGAAGCTCATTGCGTCGCTCTCCGTAGTGGGTGCGGATACCCACATTGGTCACCGGCTGCACGTGGTGCTTCCGGGCTCGCCCAACCGCGGGCGCTTCGGCGGCGACGGCGCCTACGGCGAGGCCAAGGCGGCCCTCGATGCCTTGGTTAACCGCTGGTCTTCCGAGCAATCCAGCTGGGGTGCGCGCACCTCGCTGGTGCATGCCCACATCGGGTGGGTGCGCGGCACCGGCCTGATGGGTGGCAATGATCCACTGGTTGAGCAGGTGGAGGCCTGCGGCGTGCGGACCTTCTCGGCGAAGGAGATGGCGGTGCAGCTTCTCGACGCCACCGCTTCGCCCGACATCCGCGCCGAAGCAGCACAGGCGCCGCTAAGCGTGGACCTGACCGGCGGGCTGGCCGAGGCTGAGCTGGACCTTGCTGCACTTGCCAGCGCGGCGCAGTCCGAGACCGCCGATGCTTCGCGCGCAGCCGATAGCTCGCGCGAAGGGAAAGCGCTGCGTACGGTCAAGGCCCTACCGAACGTGCTGAGGCCTATGGAGTGGATCAGCCCTGATTTCAGCGGGGCGACGCAGTCCCTCGAGGACATGGTGGTCATCGTTGGTGCAGGCGAGCTGGGCCCGCTGGGCTCATCGCGCACTCGCTATGAGGCGGAGGTCGGCGGAGACCTGTCCGCTGCCGGAGTGCTGGAGCTGGCCTGGAGCCGCGGACTCATCAGGTGGGATGAGCACACGGCCGGCTGGCTGACGGCCGAAGGTGAGGAGTTAGCCGAGGAAGACGTCTACGCGCGCTTCCACGACGAGGTCCTCGCCGGGATTGGTGTGCGCCGCTTCCACGATGACTTCGGCCCGCACCTGCCCATGGTGGATAACCTCGCGCCCGAGCTGACCACCATCTATCTGGAGAAGCCGCTGAGCTTCACCGTGCAGGACGAAGAGACAGCGCGCAGTTTCGTCGATGGCTGCGAGGGCGCCACGTTGCGCCGTGTTAGCGATTCAACCGGCGAGATCGAATGGCAGGTTACCCGGCCCGCCGGTTCCGCGGTGCGGGTTCCGCGGCGCGTAGCAATGACCCGCTTCGTGGGCGGCCAGATACCGGAGGGCTTTGATCCGCAGGTCTACGGCATCCCGGCGGACATGGTGGATAACCTCGACCGCCTCGCCCTGTGGAACCTGGTGTGCACCGTGGATGCCTTCCTTTCAGCAGGCTTCAACCCGGCCGAGCTCTTGGCCCATGTCCACCCGGCGCGCGTGAGCTCCACCCAGGGAACCGGCATGGCGGGCCAGGAGGCGTTGCGCTCGCTGTACGTCGATAAGCTGTTGGGCCAGCCGCGCCCCAATGACATTCTGCAGGAAGCGCTGCCCAACGTCATTGCCGCGCACGTCATGCAGTCCTATGTCGGCGGCTATGGCCAGATGGTGCACCCGGTGGCCGCCTGTGCCACGGCGGCGGTGTCGGTGGAGGAGGGCGTCGACAAGCTGCGCCTGCACAAGGCGGACTTCGTCGTGGCCGGCGGCATCGACGCTCTGTCGATTGAGGGAATCACCGGGTTCGGTGACATGGCGGCTACGGCCGATAGCGCGGGGATGGCGGCGAAGGAGATTGATTACCGCTTCTTCTCCCGCGCTAACGACCGTCGTCGCGCCGGCTTCGTGGAATCCGAAGGCGGAGGAACCATCCTGCTTGCGCGGGGAACCTTTGCGGCAGAGATGGGATTGCCGGTACTTGGCGTGGTGGGCTTTGCCGAGTCCTTCGCCGATGGCGCACACACCTCCATCCCCGCGCCGGGCTTGGGCGCACTCTCCGCGGCGCGGGGCGGTAGGGAGTCTCGCCTGGCTAGCTCGCTGAAGGCGCTGGGGGTCGGCCCCGACGATATCTCCGTGGTGTCCAAGCACGATACCTCCACCAACGCCAACGACCCCAACGAATCTGACCTGCACGAGCGCATCGCCGCCGCCCTCGGCCGCAGCCCCGGCAACCCGCTGTATGTGATATCGCAGAAGAGCCTGACCGGGCATGCCAAGGGCGGTGCCGCCGCCTTCCAACTCATCGGTCTGACCCAGGTACTGCGCAGCGGAATTCTCCCGCCGAACCGTTCCCTGGACTGCGTCGACCCCGTGCTGCGCCGCCACGAGCACCTGCTGTGGCTGCGCCAGCCGCTGGACCTTCGCCGCACCCCGCCGAAGGCGGGCCTGGTGACCTCCCTGGGCTTCGGACATGTCTCCGCCCTCATCGCGTTGGTCCACCCGGGTGCTTTCTTTGCCGCGTTGGCCCGGGAGCAGGGCGAGGGCGTGGCCGAAGCCTGGCGCGCAGCCGCTACCGAACGCGAACGGCGTGGCCTGCGGCGCTTGGAAGAAGCCATGCGCGGTGGAACAGCGCTGTACGAGCGGCCGGTGAACCGCAACCTCGGTTCGGTCCCAGCCACCGAGGTGAGCGAACGAGAGGCCGCGGTGCTGCTGAGCGACTCCGCGCGGCTGCGTGACGGCATGCTTGATCCGGAGGGAGGAAACACAACGCAACGGGGGTAG